The Pirellulimonas nuda genome includes a region encoding these proteins:
- a CDS encoding GtrA domain-containing protein produces the protein MAKQGDPLRVPSSLQAQLRAYRGRVWLLKLSEALAIGVASVAIAYLAVFVMDRLVDTPAAVRTAVFFAALAGCAVTPWFLHRWVWRRRTPKQLARLLTRRMPRLGDQLLGVIELAENRSEQSRSPVLVEAAMNQTALDAAARDLSEATPPSRRPAWGAVAGLGALAAVALAALLPAAAQNAWARLLRPWGDDPRYTFAALEPLPQALVVAHGEPFDLNVALRPGSEWRPAEAHARVGRQQPVEASLAEDGYTLVVPPQITPDALRLSVGDARQTIRIEPTVRPELVSLTARVELPEYLGRTEPQERDARGGALSAVKGSRVSLTATASRPLASAAVDGAPSTPRGAEFDAPAAPVEENTSRRLEWTDRHGLTGAAPLELSISALEDASPTLIVENLPGQKVVLESELINFTVRARDDFGVRRVGFQWRGFPGAVEAPSEGERVLASGDPHAESADAQGVFSAESLGIPPQPLAVRAFVEDYFPDRGRVYSAPHVLYVLSPDQHAIWMTDQLSKWRRQALEVRDRELQLYEENRAIRALAADQLDLPETRSRVQAQADAEQANGRRLARLTAAGAELVREASRNPEIGVGHLEKWAQMLGLLDEIAANRMPTVADLLKRSSAAPKLASSVKKPTAPMAGQVRDTSGGGKAAEADPNSKPPAPSLVDRESSQRSPDALDDEADPTKKKASRAKLTLPVTTVAGAAKKGEKKEPSPAGDKLEEAVTEQEGLLAEFDKIADELNEILANLEGSTLVKRLKAASRTQYQIAGRAGEAVPESFGKVLSAVPQQPREVLKTLVKKQEESGLQVSYIMDDMDAYFERRQMTRFKQVLDEMREGDVLGGLRRLEGDLTQKQGIAIAESEYWSDSLDRWGDDLVDPACAGSCPGGASPESLPPSLVLEAMKILEGEINLREETRVAEQARSAVGEADHAGEAERLSVGQEGLRIRTVALSERILELQDAWRHFGRELNLLTAVEGVMGDATGILARPDTGPQAVAAETEAIELLLASKKINPKGGGGGGASPGGGGGGDTNTPAIALLGRGVNEKEVREAHEVQQTTGETGQALPAEFRAGLDEYFSRLENPGENS, from the coding sequence ATGGCTAAGCAAGGCGATCCGCTGAGAGTTCCTAGCTCGCTCCAAGCGCAGCTACGCGCGTACCGCGGGCGGGTTTGGCTGCTCAAGCTCAGCGAGGCGTTGGCGATCGGCGTGGCGAGCGTGGCGATCGCCTACCTGGCGGTGTTCGTGATGGACCGCTTGGTCGACACCCCAGCGGCGGTCCGCACGGCGGTGTTCTTCGCGGCGCTGGCCGGATGCGCGGTGACGCCGTGGTTCTTGCACCGCTGGGTCTGGCGCCGCCGCACCCCCAAGCAACTGGCGCGGCTGCTCACGCGGCGGATGCCCCGCCTGGGCGACCAACTGCTGGGCGTGATCGAGCTGGCCGAGAACCGCTCGGAGCAGTCGCGCTCCCCCGTGCTGGTTGAGGCCGCGATGAACCAAACCGCGCTCGACGCGGCCGCACGCGACCTGTCGGAAGCGACCCCGCCGTCGCGGCGGCCGGCGTGGGGCGCCGTGGCCGGGCTCGGCGCCCTGGCCGCCGTCGCGCTGGCCGCGTTGCTCCCCGCGGCGGCCCAAAACGCCTGGGCGCGGCTGCTGCGGCCGTGGGGCGACGACCCGCGTTACACGTTCGCCGCGCTCGAGCCCCTGCCGCAAGCGCTGGTGGTGGCCCACGGCGAGCCGTTCGACCTGAACGTGGCGCTGCGTCCCGGCTCCGAGTGGCGCCCCGCCGAGGCCCACGCCCGCGTCGGCCGGCAGCAGCCCGTCGAGGCCTCGCTGGCCGAAGACGGCTACACGCTCGTCGTCCCCCCGCAGATCACCCCCGACGCGCTGCGGCTGAGCGTCGGCGACGCCCGGCAGACCATCCGGATCGAGCCGACCGTCCGCCCCGAGCTCGTCAGCCTCACCGCCCGGGTCGAGCTGCCGGAGTACCTCGGCCGCACCGAGCCCCAAGAGCGCGACGCCCGCGGCGGCGCCCTCTCGGCCGTGAAGGGGAGCCGCGTGTCGCTCACGGCCACCGCCAGCCGGCCGCTGGCCTCGGCCGCGGTCGATGGCGCCCCCAGCACGCCCCGCGGCGCGGAGTTCGACGCGCCGGCCGCGCCGGTCGAAGAGAACACGTCGCGCCGGCTCGAATGGACCGACCGGCACGGCCTGACCGGCGCGGCGCCGCTGGAGCTCTCGATCTCTGCACTGGAAGACGCCTCGCCGACGCTGATCGTAGAAAACCTGCCGGGGCAAAAAGTCGTGCTTGAATCGGAGCTGATCAACTTTACCGTCCGGGCGCGCGACGACTTCGGCGTGCGGCGCGTCGGATTCCAGTGGCGGGGATTCCCGGGCGCCGTCGAGGCGCCCTCCGAAGGGGAGCGGGTGCTCGCCTCCGGCGATCCGCACGCAGAATCTGCCGACGCACAGGGCGTCTTCTCGGCCGAGTCGTTGGGGATCCCGCCCCAGCCGCTGGCGGTGCGGGCGTTTGTTGAGGACTACTTCCCGGACCGCGGACGCGTCTACTCCGCCCCCCACGTGCTGTACGTCCTGTCGCCCGACCAGCACGCCATCTGGATGACCGACCAACTGAGCAAGTGGCGCCGCCAGGCGCTGGAGGTCCGCGACCGCGAGCTGCAGCTCTACGAAGAGAACCGTGCGATCCGCGCCCTGGCGGCCGACCAGCTCGACCTGCCCGAAACACGCAGCCGCGTGCAGGCGCAGGCCGACGCGGAGCAGGCCAACGGGCGCCGGCTGGCGCGGCTCACCGCGGCGGGGGCCGAGCTGGTGCGCGAGGCGTCTCGCAACCCCGAGATCGGCGTGGGGCACCTCGAGAAATGGGCGCAGATGCTGGGCCTGCTGGACGAAATCGCGGCCAACCGGATGCCGACGGTGGCCGACCTGCTGAAGCGCTCGTCCGCCGCGCCGAAGCTCGCCTCGAGCGTCAAGAAGCCGACCGCCCCGATGGCGGGCCAGGTGCGCGACACGTCGGGGGGGGGCAAGGCGGCCGAGGCCGACCCCAACTCCAAGCCCCCCGCCCCGTCGCTGGTCGACCGCGAGTCGAGCCAGCGCTCGCCCGACGCGCTCGACGACGAGGCGGACCCCACCAAGAAGAAGGCCTCACGCGCCAAGCTCACGCTGCCGGTGACCACCGTCGCCGGCGCGGCCAAGAAGGGCGAGAAGAAAGAACCGTCGCCGGCCGGCGACAAGCTAGAAGAAGCGGTCACCGAGCAAGAGGGGCTGCTGGCCGAGTTCGACAAGATCGCCGACGAGCTCAACGAGATCCTCGCCAACCTGGAGGGGAGCACCCTGGTCAAACGCCTGAAGGCGGCCTCTCGCACGCAGTACCAGATCGCCGGCCGCGCCGGCGAGGCCGTGCCGGAGAGCTTCGGCAAGGTCCTCAGCGCGGTGCCCCAGCAGCCGCGCGAGGTGCTCAAGACGCTCGTCAAGAAGCAAGAAGAGAGCGGCCTGCAGGTCTCCTACATCATGGACGACATGGACGCCTACTTCGAACGCCGGCAGATGACCCGCTTCAAGCAGGTGCTGGACGAGATGCGCGAGGGGGACGTGCTGGGGGGCCTGCGACGGCTCGAGGGGGACCTCACCCAGAAGCAGGGGATCGCGATCGCCGAGAGCGAGTACTGGTCCGACTCCCTCGACCGCTGGGGCGACGACCTGGTCGACCCGGCCTGCGCCGGGAGCTGCCCCGGGGGCGCGTCGCCCGAGAGCCTGCCTCCTTCGCTGGTGCTCGAAGCGATGAAGATCCTCGAAGGAGAGATCAACCTCCGCGAAGAAACCCGCGTCGCAGAGCAGGCGCGGTCCGCGGTGGGTGAGGCCGACCACGCGGGCGAGGCCGAGCGGCTGAGCGTGGGCCAAGAGGGGCTGCGTATCCGCACGGTCGCGCTGAGCGAGCGGATCTTGGAGCTGCAGGACGCGTGGCGCCACTTCGGCAGGGAGCTGAACCTGCTAACCGCGGTCGAGGGGGTGATGGGCGACGCCACCGGGATCCTGGCCCGGCCCGACACCGGCCCACAGGCGGTCGCGGCCGAGACCGAGGCGATCGAGCTGCTGCTGGCCTCGAAGAAGATCAACCCCAAGGGTGGCGGGGGCGGGGGCGCTTCGCCCGGCGGCGGCGGCGGCGGCGACACCAACACCCCGGCCATCGCCCTGCTGGGACGCGGCGTCAACGAGAAAGAAGTACGCGAGGCGCACGAGGTCCAACAGACCACCGGCGAAACGGGCCAAGCCCTCCCCGCCGAGTTCCGCGCGGGCCTCGACGAGTACTTCAGCCGGCTGGAGAACCCCGGGGAGAACTCGTAA
- a CDS encoding transporter, with amino-acid sequence MRWVLLLALLGALGPRPAAAQVGEEHIETDRDSFTPSTATAGCGLTIVESAYSFIDNRDVAETHSFPELLVRYGVCDWLELRFGANYEVGGASNSISSSSGSFGDIEEPGIETEANLSYGFKAQITQQQGWRPQSAAIVQASTPTSGRETATHLVATYAWGWQLPNDWLWDTAIRYGDGSEEGDNFARWAPSTVVKVPLTEQWDIHAEYFGIFTDGREAESSTHYFSPGVHYLVTPNLEVGVRTGWGLNDQSANFFSNVGFGWRY; translated from the coding sequence ATGCGTTGGGTTCTATTGCTCGCTCTGTTGGGCGCCCTCGGTCCACGGCCCGCCGCTGCGCAGGTGGGCGAAGAGCACATCGAGACCGACCGCGACTCGTTCACCCCGTCGACGGCGACCGCGGGCTGCGGGCTGACGATCGTCGAATCGGCCTACTCGTTCATTGACAACCGCGACGTCGCCGAGACGCACAGCTTCCCGGAGCTGCTGGTGCGGTACGGCGTCTGCGACTGGCTGGAGCTGAGGTTCGGCGCCAACTACGAGGTCGGCGGCGCTTCGAACTCTATCTCGAGCTCCTCGGGGAGCTTCGGCGACATCGAGGAGCCCGGCATTGAAACCGAGGCCAACCTGTCGTACGGCTTCAAGGCGCAGATCACCCAGCAGCAAGGCTGGCGGCCGCAGAGCGCCGCGATCGTGCAGGCCAGCACCCCCACCAGCGGGCGTGAGACCGCCACCCACCTGGTGGCCACGTACGCGTGGGGCTGGCAGCTCCCGAACGACTGGCTGTGGGACACCGCGATCCGCTACGGCGACGGCTCGGAAGAAGGGGACAACTTCGCCCGCTGGGCGCCCTCAACGGTGGTGAAGGTCCCGCTTACCGAGCAATGGGATATCCACGCCGAGTACTTCGGCATCTTCACCGACGGCCGCGAAGCGGAGTCGTCGACCCACTACTTCAGCCCCGGCGTCCACTACCTGGTCACCCCCAACCTCGAAGTGGGCGTCCGCACCGGCTGGGGGCTGAACGACCAATCGGCCAACTTCTTTTCGAACGTCGGCTTCGGGTGGCGCTACTAG
- a CDS encoding class I SAM-dependent methyltransferase has translation MPGDRRLFWRQFRSQFHTTGAVAPSSRWLAKELCRYAPPPTAGAPPRRWLEAGPGSGSVTDRLIRRLGPADRLDLVEINAAFVATLQERLATAPHWRAVAPRVRVFHQPLEDFAPEAPYDAVVAGLPLNNFTVGEVAAVLQRFADLLTPGGSASYFEYLAVRWLKIRVGAKQARPRLIELDRFLRPTLSEVSFDRRRVWWNLPPAVVHHCRFPAGWRACMDGPPAPSDLT, from the coding sequence TTGCCCGGCGATCGGCGGCTTTTCTGGCGGCAGTTCCGCTCCCAGTTCCACACCACCGGCGCCGTGGCGCCCAGCAGCCGGTGGCTGGCCAAGGAGTTGTGCCGCTACGCCCCGCCGCCGACCGCTGGCGCCCCGCCGCGACGCTGGCTGGAAGCGGGCCCGGGCTCGGGCTCGGTGACCGACCGGCTGATCCGCCGGCTGGGGCCCGCCGACCGGCTCGACCTGGTCGAGATCAACGCGGCGTTTGTCGCGACCCTGCAGGAGCGCCTCGCCACGGCGCCCCACTGGCGGGCGGTTGCGCCGCGCGTCCGGGTGTTCCATCAGCCGCTGGAGGACTTCGCGCCGGAGGCGCCCTACGACGCGGTCGTGGCGGGGCTCCCGCTGAACAACTTCACCGTGGGCGAGGTCGCCGCGGTCTTGCAGCGGTTTGCGGACCTGCTTACGCCGGGGGGCTCGGCCTCGTACTTCGAGTACCTGGCGGTCCGCTGGCTGAAGATCCGCGTAGGCGCCAAGCAGGCCAGGCCGCGGCTGATCGAGCTCGACCGCTTCTTGCGGCCGACGCTCTCAGAGGTCTCGTTCGATCGGCGCCGTGTGTGGTGGAACCTGCCGCCGGCGGTGGTCCACCACTGCCGGTTCCCGGCCGGCTGGCGGGCGTGCATGGATGGCCCGCCGGCGCCGTCCGACCTAACCTAG
- a CDS encoding TlpA family protein disulfide reductase has translation MLFALACAAPLCAGPTSEGPAPVGRLLLGSGDYLEGTWRDSPAGGAVRWESPLAAGAYEFPWPAVESLTFPSPESGAEPTGALRFELVGGDLLYGDLLDVSPESFTVQSAAAPDAPLKIRRESVCRITPRQAGSNVIYSGPGHPSQWKSPAIDDWRLMHGALATDASGASIGQDVGLSDPVRIELELAWQETPSFVLELGDSPTARAIAEQQRDQRLKGIINRAQQEEVDSESVAFALETVGDRLVVMRDLQDAADLAVVGPVQPGPGRLNCVVYLDLAKGRFIAVTPSEEPMAELTVAGQIDATRHGGIRLTNRGGDIRLERLRVSAWDGKPPTPLRGEGPRVVRVGAEPAAAELVGYDAATKTLRFTEIAGGSDEEKDKVKSGDENDEEPTAPPAGDPFTVTLDQLAVVVLRPDASSPRPPVSVDLHSGERLGGAPGQVARGRLKLACPWSETPVQTPIEAIRSVHTLEQPPYEPRGLTGPSVGLETDASNTKGELTGGPASRGKSCLVWRPRDSQNALPLRSSVRGTLVLREPRPKVSRVQSQPPRAARRKVQGFFGAIAGVFGVAPAVGPAADAEPAAPRDEPRPAAPTLPPHIVYLRGGDKLPCTVESIDQQGVHLRSPYAETDFVPHTHVKAIELVTRGVDGRITDDRRQELLTLPRMQEGNAPTHLLVSTKGDYLRCRLLGLSDEAATVEVRLEEVQLERSRIARAIWLDPPPKNDAPADPDAAPPKPAAPPGDSLRVQLLRTDGVRLSFVLEAFESTVDEPVGPLVGVSDVLGKCRALLSEVDAIRLGADPEQSPAPRSYHEWVMIPAKQPREDPDAPDDGASGGSPLVGQPAPPVTLPWLDDALAGGEPFAPDRFHGQVLVLDFWASWCGPCMQAMPVVDRVCAEYEAQGVQLVAVNLQEEADEIGAALERLGLRPRVALDRDGVAAQRYRVTGIPQTVIINRAGDVTHVLVGGGGALEQRLRDALDEALDDALAEPTGPPAAP, from the coding sequence TTGCTGTTCGCACTAGCGTGCGCCGCGCCGCTGTGCGCAGGCCCAACCTCCGAAGGCCCTGCGCCCGTGGGCCGGTTGCTGCTGGGCAGCGGCGACTACCTGGAGGGGACGTGGCGCGACAGCCCGGCGGGGGGCGCGGTGCGGTGGGAGTCGCCGCTGGCGGCCGGCGCGTACGAGTTCCCCTGGCCCGCGGTCGAGAGCCTCACGTTCCCGTCGCCCGAGAGTGGCGCGGAGCCGACCGGCGCGCTGCGTTTTGAGCTGGTCGGGGGCGACCTGCTGTACGGCGACCTGTTGGACGTGTCGCCCGAGTCGTTCACCGTGCAATCGGCCGCTGCCCCCGACGCGCCGCTCAAGATCCGCCGCGAGAGCGTCTGCCGGATCACGCCCCGGCAGGCGGGCAGCAACGTGATCTACTCCGGCCCCGGCCACCCGTCCCAATGGAAGTCGCCGGCCATCGACGACTGGCGGCTGATGCACGGCGCGCTCGCCACCGACGCGTCGGGCGCCTCGATCGGGCAAGACGTGGGCCTCTCGGACCCGGTGCGGATCGAGCTCGAGCTCGCGTGGCAAGAGACCCCCAGCTTTGTGCTGGAGCTGGGCGACTCGCCGACCGCCCGCGCCATCGCCGAACAACAGCGGGACCAGCGGCTCAAGGGGATTATCAACCGCGCGCAGCAAGAAGAGGTGGATTCCGAATCGGTCGCGTTCGCGTTAGAGACGGTCGGCGACCGGTTGGTCGTGATGCGGGACCTGCAGGACGCGGCCGACCTGGCCGTTGTCGGGCCGGTCCAACCGGGGCCGGGCCGATTGAACTGCGTCGTGTACCTCGATCTGGCCAAGGGCCGGTTCATCGCGGTCACCCCCTCCGAAGAGCCCATGGCGGAGCTAACGGTCGCCGGCCAGATCGACGCCACACGGCACGGCGGCATCCGGCTCACCAACCGCGGCGGCGACATCCGCCTCGAACGGCTCCGCGTCAGCGCGTGGGACGGCAAGCCCCCGACCCCGCTGCGCGGCGAGGGGCCGCGGGTCGTACGCGTCGGCGCCGAGCCTGCCGCGGCCGAGCTGGTCGGCTACGACGCCGCCACGAAGACGCTGCGTTTCACAGAGATTGCCGGTGGGTCCGATGAAGAGAAAGACAAAGTAAAGAGCGGGGACGAGAACGACGAAGAGCCCACGGCGCCTCCCGCCGGCGATCCCTTCACGGTGACGCTCGACCAACTCGCCGTGGTGGTGCTACGCCCCGACGCCTCGTCGCCGAGGCCGCCGGTGTCGGTCGACCTGCACAGCGGCGAGCGGCTGGGCGGAGCGCCGGGCCAAGTAGCCCGGGGGCGGCTGAAGCTCGCCTGCCCCTGGAGCGAGACGCCCGTCCAGACGCCGATCGAGGCGATCCGCTCGGTCCACACGCTCGAACAACCCCCCTACGAGCCGCGCGGCTTGACGGGCCCCAGCGTCGGGCTCGAAACAGACGCCTCGAACACCAAGGGAGAGCTCACCGGCGGACCCGCGAGCCGGGGCAAGTCGTGCCTGGTGTGGCGGCCCCGTGACAGCCAGAACGCCCTGCCGCTGCGCAGCAGCGTGCGCGGGACGCTGGTGCTGCGTGAGCCGCGGCCTAAGGTGAGCCGGGTCCAGTCGCAGCCCCCCAGGGCCGCCCGCCGCAAGGTTCAAGGTTTTTTTGGGGCGATCGCGGGGGTCTTCGGCGTGGCGCCCGCCGTCGGCCCCGCGGCCGACGCCGAACCGGCCGCCCCGCGTGACGAGCCCCGGCCGGCGGCGCCGACGCTCCCGCCCCACATCGTCTATCTCCGCGGCGGCGACAAGCTGCCGTGCACGGTCGAGTCGATCGACCAGCAGGGGGTCCACCTCCGCTCCCCGTACGCCGAGACCGACTTCGTGCCACACACGCACGTCAAGGCGATCGAGCTGGTCACCCGCGGCGTCGACGGGCGGATCACCGACGACCGGCGGCAAGAGCTGCTGACCCTCCCCCGCATGCAGGAGGGGAACGCCCCCACGCACCTGCTGGTCTCGACCAAGGGGGACTACCTCCGCTGCCGGCTGCTGGGGCTGTCCGACGAGGCCGCCACGGTGGAGGTGCGGCTAGAAGAAGTCCAGCTCGAGCGGTCGCGGATCGCACGGGCGATCTGGCTCGACCCGCCGCCGAAGAACGACGCCCCCGCAGACCCAGACGCAGCGCCCCCCAAGCCGGCGGCCCCCCCCGGCGACTCGCTGCGTGTGCAGTTGCTGCGGACCGACGGCGTGCGGCTCTCGTTCGTGCTCGAAGCGTTCGAGTCGACCGTCGACGAGCCGGTGGGGCCGCTCGTCGGCGTTAGCGACGTGCTAGGCAAGTGCCGCGCGTTGCTGTCGGAAGTCGACGCGATCCGGCTGGGCGCCGACCCCGAGCAGTCCCCAGCGCCGCGGTCGTACCACGAGTGGGTGATGATCCCGGCCAAGCAGCCTCGGGAGGACCCCGACGCCCCGGACGACGGCGCGTCGGGGGGCTCGCCCCTGGTCGGCCAGCCGGCGCCCCCGGTGACGCTCCCCTGGCTGGACGACGCGCTCGCCGGCGGCGAGCCCTTCGCCCCGGACCGGTTCCACGGCCAGGTGCTGGTGCTTGACTTCTGGGCTTCGTGGTGCGGGCCCTGCATGCAGGCGATGCCGGTCGTCGACCGGGTGTGCGCCGAGTACGAGGCGCAGGGGGTGCAGTTGGTGGCGGTGAACCTGCAAGAAGAAGCAGACGAGATCGGCGCCGCCCTCGAGCGGCTGGGGCTGCGGCCCCGCGTGGCGCTCGACCGCGACGGCGTCGCCGCGCAGCGCTACCGCGTGACCGGGATCCCCCAGACGGTGATCATCAACCGCGCCGGCGACGTAACGCACGTGCTGGTGGGCGGCGGCGGCGCCCTTGAGCAGCGCCTCCGCGACGCGCTGGACGAGGCGCTGGACGACGCCCTGGCGGAACCAACCGGCCCCCCGGCGGCGCCCTGA
- a CDS encoding prenyltransferase/squalene oxidase repeat-containing protein codes for MHGEAVPRDVREMYDRGLKYLASKQTPQGGWGGSYQGPGTTGMAVMALLASGEDPNFGPYADNVRRGVKSMIAAQNEATGYFGNSMYHHGFATLGLAEAYGAVDDRKLWSAEDRGKGRSIGAALELAVRAALTSQKNNPIGAWRYSPEATDADTSVSGAVFMGLLAARNAGIEVPDESIDRAIKYFTGMTSDGGQVGYSGGFGNGFDESLPRISIAALVYAVARRKDLAEHKATLGYLTGNLEKTAQGSYQQYSDYYEAQALFQGDIDAWEKWNKLLVRRLKEAQQKDGSFTGQFGPETSTQLSLLALALNYRFLPIYER; via the coding sequence ATGCACGGCGAGGCGGTGCCCCGCGACGTGCGTGAGATGTACGACCGCGGGCTCAAGTACCTGGCCTCCAAGCAGACCCCCCAGGGGGGCTGGGGAGGCAGCTACCAGGGCCCCGGCACCACCGGCATGGCGGTGATGGCGCTGCTGGCCTCCGGCGAGGACCCCAACTTCGGCCCCTACGCCGACAACGTCCGCCGCGGCGTGAAGAGCATGATCGCAGCGCAGAACGAAGCAACCGGCTACTTCGGCAACAGCATGTACCACCACGGCTTCGCCACGCTCGGCCTCGCCGAGGCGTACGGCGCAGTCGACGACCGCAAGCTGTGGTCCGCCGAAGACCGCGGCAAGGGGCGTTCGATCGGCGCGGCGCTCGAGCTGGCCGTCCGCGCCGCGCTCACCTCGCAAAAGAACAACCCCATCGGCGCCTGGCGCTACTCCCCCGAAGCGACCGACGCCGACACGTCGGTCAGCGGCGCGGTCTTCATGGGGCTGCTGGCCGCGCGGAACGCCGGCATTGAGGTGCCGGACGAGTCGATCGACCGGGCCATCAAGTACTTCACCGGCATGACCAGCGACGGGGGCCAGGTGGGCTACTCCGGGGGCTTCGGCAATGGATTCGACGAGTCGCTGCCGCGGATCTCGATCGCGGCCTTGGTGTACGCCGTCGCCCGCCGCAAGGACCTGGCCGAACACAAGGCGACCCTCGGCTACCTCACCGGCAACCTAGAAAAGACGGCCCAAGGCTCGTACCAGCAGTACAGCGACTACTACGAGGCGCAGGCGCTCTTCCAGGGCGACATCGACGCCTGGGAGAAATGGAACAAGCTGCTGGTGCGGCGCCTCAAGGAGGCGCAGCAGAAGGACGGCAGCTTCACCGGGCAGTTCGGCCCGGAGACCAGCACGCAGCTCTCGCTGCTGGCGCTGGCGCTCAACTACCGGTTCCTCCCTATCTATGAGCGGTAG